ATGCCGGAGACCTCGCCGGCTCCGTTGAGCACGAAGCCGCCTCCGCTCATGCGCTCCATGAAGATGTTGCCCAGGTTGGGCAGGATGGCCGTGACGCCCGTGCGCACCGGACCGTAGCCGGGCTTGAGCGGCCCCGAGCCTTCGATGAGCGTGGCGTGCCCCACCAGCACGCCCTCGACGTCGGTGATGGCGTTGTACTTCCCCGGCTTGAAGCGCCCCAGCGGGATGCCCAGCTCCCGCGCCCGGACCCTCGGCCCATTCTCTTCCGGTATCCGCACCATGAAACCGACCGTACCCGACAATCTCCGACGGTCAACCCTGCTTCCCTACCAACTGTCGCGAAGCTTCAGCCGCGCGCGGGCGGCCTCAGCCCCTCGACGAGCAGCCGCGTCTGCACGCGGGCGAGCGCCTCCGCGGCCTCCGCGCCCTGGGGCGACTCACCGAGCTGCCGATCCACGAACAGCGAGGCGAGCCCGTGCACGAGCGACCACGCGGTGAGCGTGAGGGGCCGCGACTCGCCGGGGCGCAGGAGGCCCGCGGTCTGTGCGGCCTCGATGCTGCTCACCAGCAGCGTGAAGGCGCCCTGCTCTCCCTCCGGCTCCGGCGGCGGTGACATGGGCCGGGTGAAGTGCGGGCCGAACATCACCCGGAAGTGCGGCGGGTGGCGCACGGCGAACAGCACGTAGGCCTCGCCCGCCGCGTACAGCCGCTCCAGGGGGTTGGTGTGCGGGGCCATGCGCTCGCGCATCTCGCGCGCCATGGCGCGGAAGCCCTCGTGCGCCACCGCCTCCAGCAGCGCCTCCTTGTCCGCGAAGTGCCGGTACGGCGCCGCGTGGGAGACGTCCGCCCGCCGGGCCACCTCGCGCAGGGTCAGCGCGCCGAAGCCCTCCTCGGCGATGAGCGCCACCGCCGCGTCCACCAGCGCCTGGCGCAGGTCTCCGTGGTGGTAGCGGCCCTTGTCCTCCGGTGCCTCCGCCGCCTGCTTCCGCTTGCCCCGCGTCGCCAACGTCCGTGCCTCCTCACGCGCCTGATGCCGCCCGCGCGACTTGACCATCCGCCGCGCGAAGTTGCCAGCGTCAACATCCATGTTGACACCGACAACATGCGATGTTTACAGTGTCCACAAGATGGGCGGCGCGGGGGTCTCCCGCGTCGTTACGTTGCACTGGAAAGGGAGCCGTCATGACGACCGCGATGAAGCAGACGATGTCCTCCTCCGCGCCGGGCTGGCTGCGGGCGTTCCGCACGCTCCCCCGCCAGCACGGCTTCGAGCCGCTGCGGGTGGAGGGCCAGGTGCCGGAGGGGCTGCGCGGCTCGCTGTACCGGGTGGGGCCGTGGACGTTCGACGTGCACGGCCGGGCGTACCAGCACTGGTTCGACGGGGACGGCGGGATGCTGGGCGTGCGCTTCGGCGCGGACGGGGTGACGGGCGCGTCGCGGCTCTTGGACACGCCCACCATGGTGGCGGAGCGCAAGGCGCCCTCGCAGCGCTTCGGCGGCTACGGCACGCCCACGCCGCTGCTCCACAAGCTGAGCCAGACGCGCAAGAACTCCGCGAACACGTCCGTGATGGCGTGGAACGGCAAGCTGTACGCGCTCTTCGAGGGCAGCGTGCCGGTGGAGGTGTCCCCGGAGGACCTGTCCACGCTGGGCGAGACGGACTTCGACGGCACGGTGGTGGAGACGTTCTCCGCGCACCCGCACCGCGTGCCGTCGCGCAAGGCGTCCTACAACTTCGGCATCCGCTACGGCCGGTTCACGCAGGCGGACCTCTTCGTGCTGCCGGACGGCGGCAAGGCCCAGCGGCTGGGCTCGGTGAAGCTGCCGGGCGCGACGATGGTGCACGACTTCATCGCCACGGACCGCTACCTCGTCTTCTTCCTGTCGCCGCTGCGTCTGAACCTCTTCCGCGCGCTGCTGCAGGTGGGCTCGTACTCGGAGAACCTGCGGTGGAAGCCGGAGGCGGGCACGGACGTGCTGGTGGTTCCCATCGACGACGTGGAGCACCCGGTGCGCATCACCACGGACGCCTTCTACCTGTGGCACTTCGGCAACGCGTACGAGCAGGGCGACACGCTGGTGGTGGACTACGTGCGCTACCCCGACTTCACGACGAACCAGTGGCTGGGGGAGCTGGTGCGCGGCACGACGTCCAGCGACGCGAAGGGCATGCTGCACCGGGCGGTGGTGGACGTGAAGGCGGGCACCTTCCGCACCGAGCAGCGCGCCGACATCAGCTGCGAGTTCCCCCGCGTGGCCCCCGGCGTCGTGGGCCGCGAACACCAGACGGTCTACCTGGGCGTGCACCAGAGCGACGAAGCCCGGCGCGGCCTCTTCGACGGAGTGGCCCGCATGGACATGGCCACGGGCCGCATGACGACGGCCTCCCTGGGCGAGGCCACCTACCCCTCCGAGCCCATCTTCGTCCCCCGCCCCGGCGCGAGCGCCGAGGACGACGGCTGGGTGCTCACGCAGGTGTTCGACGCGAAGACGGACACGTCCCACATCGCCGTGCTGGACGCGCGCCACCTGGAGGACGGGCCCGTGGCGCGCTGCCACTTCGATCACGCCCTGCCGCCCACGTTCCATGGCGGCTTCGCGCCCGCGAAGTGACACTGACTCACGCTTTCTCTGCTTTCCATACCATTTCAGCTTAAATGGTTGGAGGCGGCGAAACGGAGGCAGGTCATGAAGCGGCTGTTGGCGGTGGCAGGACTGGCGGTGCTCGCGCTCACCGGGTGTCAGCCCGAGGCGCAGACGGATCCCAACCTGACGGAGCAGGCCCAGGGCGCGACGAACGTGCCCGGGCTCTACGCCGTCTTCAACCAGCCGGACAACACGGGCACGCGGGACTACCGCATCAAGGATGAGATTGCCCGGCTCATCCAGAACAGCCCCAAGGGTTCCTACATCCGCATCGCCATGTTCCTGTGGACGACGGACCACCTGAACGCGGCCATCAAATCCGCGCTGTGCCGTGGCGTCGTCGTGCGGCTGGTGGTGGACGAGCAGAACGGCGGCGCCGCTTCGGAGTTCGCCTCCGGCGGCGTCATCCATGACCTGAGCAGCTACGTGCCCCCGGCGGCGACATGCCCGGACGGCTTGAGGCTGGAGCTCACCCGGTGCAACGGCACGGGCGCGGGGAGCGCGTGCATCGCGGGCTTCGACCGCGAGGGCACCATCATGCACGACAAGATCTTCACCTTCTCCACCACCACGGATCCGCAGGGCAACCGCATCCAGCGCGTGGTGGTGCAGGGCTCGTGGAACAACACCTACTCCCAGAACAACTACTGGAACGACATGGTCGTCAGCTACGAGGACTGGGACTGGTACGACTACTGGGTCGGCTACCACAACGACCTGCGCGGCGGCACGAAGACGACGGACTACTACAACCCCACCACGGGCCAGGGTTACTACAGCTCCCCCAATGCGCCGTGGACCGCGTACTTCTTCCCGCGCGAGGGCAATGACAACGAGCTGTCCAGCGACACCGTGACGAACAACTTCACGGACTACATCAAGACGTATGTCGCCGGCTGCACGCTGGACGTGAACCAGAACCACTTCAACGACAGCCGCGCCATCGTGGCCACGGAGCTGGTGCGCATTGGCAAGCTGGGCTGCCGGGTGCGCGTGCTCTACACGGACATGGACTCGGGCATCAAAACGAAGCTCACCGGCGCGAAGAACATCACCCTGCGCCAGCTGTACGACGTCTCCGCCAACAACGTGAAGCAGGGCGACGGCACGCCGCGCGAGGTGCTCACGCACAGCAAGCACTTCGTCTACTCCGGCAACTTCAACGGCACGGTGCGCAAGATGGTGCTGACGGGCTCGCACAACCTGTCCAAGAACTCGCTGCGCTACAACGACGAGAACCTGGCGAAGTTCTACTCGGACACGCTGTGGCAGGCGTACCACGACAACTTCGAGAAGGGCTGGGCCCAGGCGCTCAGCGACGGCTGAAAAGCAGGCGCGTCGCACCTGGGGATGAGCGAGCAGGGACCCGGAGGCAGCTTCAACAACGGCCCCCGGGTCCTGAACCTTGGATGGAAGCAGCCACCCATCTCCAAGGACCCG
The sequence above is drawn from the Corallococcus sp. NCRR genome and encodes:
- a CDS encoding TetR/AcrR family transcriptional regulator, producing MDVDAGNFARRMVKSRGRHQAREEARTLATRGKRKQAAEAPEDKGRYHHGDLRQALVDAAVALIAEEGFGALTLREVARRADVSHAAPYRHFADKEALLEAVAHEGFRAMAREMRERMAPHTNPLERLYAAGEAYVLFAVRHPPHFRVMFGPHFTRPMSPPPEPEGEQGAFTLLVSSIEAAQTAGLLRPGESRPLTLTAWSLVHGLASLFVDRQLGESPQGAEAAEALARVQTRLLVEGLRPPARG
- a CDS encoding carotenoid oxygenase family protein, which encodes MTTAMKQTMSSSAPGWLRAFRTLPRQHGFEPLRVEGQVPEGLRGSLYRVGPWTFDVHGRAYQHWFDGDGGMLGVRFGADGVTGASRLLDTPTMVAERKAPSQRFGGYGTPTPLLHKLSQTRKNSANTSVMAWNGKLYALFEGSVPVEVSPEDLSTLGETDFDGTVVETFSAHPHRVPSRKASYNFGIRYGRFTQADLFVLPDGGKAQRLGSVKLPGATMVHDFIATDRYLVFFLSPLRLNLFRALLQVGSYSENLRWKPEAGTDVLVVPIDDVEHPVRITTDAFYLWHFGNAYEQGDTLVVDYVRYPDFTTNQWLGELVRGTTSSDAKGMLHRAVVDVKAGTFRTEQRADISCEFPRVAPGVVGREHQTVYLGVHQSDEARRGLFDGVARMDMATGRMTTASLGEATYPSEPIFVPRPGASAEDDGWVLTQVFDAKTDTSHIAVLDARHLEDGPVARCHFDHALPPTFHGGFAPAK
- a CDS encoding phospholipase D-like domain-containing protein; its protein translation is MKRLLAVAGLAVLALTGCQPEAQTDPNLTEQAQGATNVPGLYAVFNQPDNTGTRDYRIKDEIARLIQNSPKGSYIRIAMFLWTTDHLNAAIKSALCRGVVVRLVVDEQNGGAASEFASGGVIHDLSSYVPPAATCPDGLRLELTRCNGTGAGSACIAGFDREGTIMHDKIFTFSTTTDPQGNRIQRVVVQGSWNNTYSQNNYWNDMVVSYEDWDWYDYWVGYHNDLRGGTKTTDYYNPTTGQGYYSSPNAPWTAYFFPREGNDNELSSDTVTNNFTDYIKTYVAGCTLDVNQNHFNDSRAIVATELVRIGKLGCRVRVLYTDMDSGIKTKLTGAKNITLRQLYDVSANNVKQGDGTPREVLTHSKHFVYSGNFNGTVRKMVLTGSHNLSKNSLRYNDENLAKFYSDTLWQAYHDNFEKGWAQALSDG